Part of the Sciurus carolinensis chromosome 7, mSciCar1.2, whole genome shotgun sequence genome, CAGTGTGTCATACAGGAAAACAATTACTTTTATTTACAAATGAGGGGCCCGAAGATCAGAGGACCAAAACATTCCCAGAGCACTGTAACTAGCTGGAAAGGGAACTGTCTGACCCAAGACCTGCCAAGTTTAAATGTCATGTTATTGAATTGTCCTGTACAAATTCAACAAACTTCTGAAAGTAGAAGGTTGTGCCTACTTAAACTATGTCTGATAACTGTCTAGAAAGAGCCTATCTGCATGCATTTGGGAGGTGGGTGGGAATAGTGGGGGATTTAAGCAATTTTAATCCCCAAACCAAGGAATCTCATTAGTATTGAGGAGACACTGGAACCAAGACCAAGAGCAGGAAGAGCCTCTACATCTGCTACTAGAGAGTAGTGAGAACTGAGCACTTACAAACCATAAAATACCCAGGGGAAATCCTGTGAATGTGGACATCGATGACATGCtttaaactttcaaaaatcaCTTTGCTAAGAAACTGTTACGAACTTATCAACTTTTGAAATACCTGGACAGGtagatagttttatttttatcaattatttttcacattcttaatgGGCCTAATCTATAAATTTGTGCAAGTCACCAGTCAAATGAATATAGCTGACATAGTCATTAAGAACATATTTATTAACTTACTGACATTCTGTCTTTCAGGGAACCAAAAGTCAAGTCATTTATCATGAGCTGGGTTAACGAGAGTGTTCCACAGGAGTTCGTTCTGCTGGGTTTCTCGGATCGACCGTGGCTAGAACTTCCACTCTTTGTGGTGTTCCTGGTTTCCTACATCTTGACCATCTTGGGCAACATGACAATAATTCTTGTGTCACATCTGGATCCTAAGctgcacacccccatgtacttcttcctcaccAACCTCTCACTCCTGGACCTGTGCTACACCACCAGCACTGTTCCacagatgctggtgaacatctgCAGCACCAGGAAGGTGATCAGCTATGGCGGCTGCGTGGCCCAGCTCTTCATCTtcctggccctgggttccactgaGTGCCTTCTGTTGGCCGTCATGTCCTTCGACAGGTTTGTGGCTATCTGCCGGCCACTCCGGTACTCAGTTATCATGCACCATGGGCTCTGCCTGCAGTTGGCAACGGCCTCCTGGGTTAGTGGCTTCAGCAACTCCGTGCTACAGTCCACCTGGACCCTCCAGATGCCACTGTGTGGCCACAGAGAAGTGGACCATTTCTTCTGCGAGGTGCCTGCACTGCTCAAGCTGTCCTGTGCTGACACAACAGCCAACGAGGCTGAGCTGTTCTTTATCAGTGTGCTGTTTCTCTTAATACCTGTGACGCTCATCCTCATATCCTACGCATTCATCGTCCAAGCGGTGCTGAGAATGCGGTCAGCAGAAGGCCGCAGAAAAGCATTTGGGACGTGTGGCTCGCACCTAATTGTGGTGACACTTTTCTATGGCACTGCCATCTATATGTACCTGCAGCCACCATCCCCCTCCTCTAAGGACCGCGGGAAGATGGTGTCTCTCTTCTATGGAATCATCACACCCATGCTGAACCCCCTCATCTATACCCTTAGGAACAAGGAAGTAAAGGGAGCTTTTAAAAGGCTGATTTCAAGGGCCTACTTAATAAAAAAGTAAGGGATTCCAGATGGTAGGCCTTGAAAAAAGCCTGGGATTCGTGTGGCTTCATATAGTCCTTTCCGTTGCTCATGTTGGAGAAGATCACTGCAATCTGCAAATGCAAGATCTTCCATGGAGAACTGCCTTTGTTTCCTACTGCCTACATGTGTTTATTACATAGTCCTGGGAACTGGTCTTTTATGATTTCCCAAAATTATGTGACTTTAAAGTCTTACATTCTCAGGCTTTTTACCCCTGGTTAGTATATTTGGGGAAGAGTTTTGAACTTCTTTGAGACTGAAATAAAAGTTTAGGAATTCTTTCCCAGAAACAAAATGCTTttatgcacagacacacacacactctctctcacatgcacacacactgacCTCTCATTTTCATACTTAACAGAAGCCTGTAAAACTACCCAGAGCCTCTTCTTCTTGATTATAAACACAAGATGAATAGCCCTAGCCTCAATTCTAACATTTCCTATCCAAACAACTCTAAAACCCATGATAATTTTTTTCCACAACTTAAATTTGGTCTTCCAGTCTGGTTTCTGCATTTTCCACGTCTCCTCCATTGaaatttctttccattctctctacCACATAAAACTGCAGTCGCAGCTCAGATCTGAATCGAATCACTGCCTCCTGACGTTCTTTGTGAATTCCCCTACAGTGTACATTCTCTCTCCTTTTAGGCTGGAAGTACAGGTAGCTCGACACACAACCATGTCCACTGCTTGTTGAGTGCCCTTCTTGCAGGAGGAAAGCCATCAGCTCAGTACTTGGCCCCTCAGGGAGCACAGACTGATTCAAGGCCTTCAGAGCTCATCAAAGTGTAAAGACGTGTCTGCACATTGCAAGCACTACCTGGTTAATGGTATGATTTGTTGCACTGCAATTAACTGCTTATTCGTTCTCCTTCTTTTTCCAATGTTTTCTTCCACCAAATATATCAAAACAGATAATGCAACAAGAAACACCGTTAGGACATTTTTCCTTGATACCTTATAGTAACAACTTATATTTTGCCTCATTGTAATTCTAGCAGGACATAGTATATCTTAAAACTGTAACATACATTTGAGTGCCTcggaagacttttaaaattcaggttGTTCATTTTATGTCTCTTAAAACGaataattaattgatttaatATATTGTGTACTGGGGTAAATTTTAAAGGGATTCATAAcaaaattccacaaatattttgctattatttataaatatatacaataaaataatttgtaaataaatgtatgtaatCACGGAAATCCATTTTAGATTCattcagaacaacaacaaaaaactaaactaaTTTCATGAGCTTCAGAGGCTGCAGACTGCAGTGAGGAACATCGTGTGCGTGTCACATGGCTTAACTTCTGAGTAGAGCTGAGACGCTTCTCATCATGCTGTCGCATAATATGTAGCAACGATAACCAAGATGGCGGGGAAATTATTTGTTCCTATCTGCTTGTGAAACCCACTCGAAGTGACCACATATCACCACGGCCTGGAAAGAAGCATGCTGCCACACACGGGTCTCTGCCCTGCTATAATGGGCGTCTAGTGAAACATGGCACCAGCTGCATGAGGACGGGCTCCACAAGCTAAAATGACACTGGGAGAGCGGCCTCCTCAAGAGCTCCACAGCGTAGGGTGTGTCCACATGGGGCTGGCAATGCTCCGTCCAGGAATGAACAGGGGCTGGTTCTGGGGTCAGGGGTGACCAAGAGCACAAAGGTCAGATTTCCAACAAACAGGTACAATTAACAGGTCGTTTTGGCATGACATAAGAAAGGACTCACACTGTGATGAACCAGTTGCCCGTTCTGGCatacaggaaaatggaaatccaAACAAAATAGAGATTGAGTTAAGAAACTGAGATGATGCATTCCTTCTTTAAATCCTGTTTCAGGAACTTCCTTAAGTGAAATCCAGGTTGTCATGATCATCCAACCTGTTAAGGATCAAAGGAACCAAGGCAGGCAGGGAACGGAACAGCTGCCATCAAACCTGGGGAGATGTCAGTGGAGTCGGCTTCTGTGGCCTGcaagagaagggctggggagctCTTCTGACTTTGCATGTGGAGTCGGCCTGGGACACTCAGAATGACCCCAGGGTAGATGGCTCTGTGGAGATGGGATGTTCAGCACTGGAGGAAACTGGACTACCTGGCTTGTGGGATCCCTTCCAACCAAGAAGTCCCTGGCTTTACCGATACAATATAGGAAGAATTCAGGTAGATATAAAAGTAACttccagaaaatgaaatttgGGATAAAGTGAAGTAAGGGATGGTGTTAGTTTCCTGCTAAAGCAAACTGCCACATTATgttggcttaaaacaacagaacttAGCTTTTCAAACTTCCAGAGGCCACAGTCTAAAATCCAGGGTCAGGAGAAAGTGAGGGGCCTTGGAAAGGGGCTTGTGCACTGGAGTCACGTGACCCACCTGTGGGGTGGGGAGCTTCACATCCGTCTCTTCCTTGGGCACCTCCATCAGATATCTGCCTGGAACCTAAGGATTCATGATAGACTCCGGAATCCACCCAGATAATTAAATGAATGCCTCCCCTTGAATTTCCTTACCACATCTCTTGTAGGTACTTTCACAGGTTACAGGCATTACCACGTAGACATGTCTGTTTTGGGGTTGGGGGTATCTCTCAACATACTATACCATCGTATTGTTGAGGACTGTGTAGCCCatcataaaattaactttttaaggatcaagtgttttttttttaatatatcgtTAATTAAATTAGCAAGAATTCAAGTTAATTTCTACCTCTAGCATCATCACCATCTCATTATCATTAGAATTTTTAGACTATATACACTTTCCTGTGTGAGAAAATAGAAAGATAGATTGTATCATTTGTCAGTACCTTCTTTGAATGGACCATTGGGCAAAAGTTggcagaaaaataatattttgggaaGATATGATAAATCAAtatggtatttaaattttttgcttagcaaccaggaatggtggcacgcacctgtaatcccagagacttgggaggctgaggtaggaggattgcaagttcaaaatcagcctcagcaacttagggagaccctgtctcaaaaaaaattaaaaagggctgagcctgtggctcagtggataagtgcccctgggttcaaaacccagtaccaaaaacaaaaacaaacaaagaaaaaaacaacaacacacaaaaaaacctttTGATTAGCACATATTAATTGTACGTATTATCAGTGTGATACTCTAATACACATAGATGGCATGCACAGATCAAATCTAGCCCTCCTTTatccaccccttccctccctatACACAAGTCAATATGGTTTATAAGTGTTGCACTATCATTAGCACCATAGGGATAGTAGAAAGATGGCAGAATTTGTGTATTTGTGCATAATTAAATATGGACACTAAACACCATCATGCCATTTTTCACTTACCTACATTATTTACATTAACAATTACATTCATGAAACATACCATAGTGCTTTTTTACTCCCACTTTCAGTACAGAAATTTTCCCTGTGTAGTATGCAATAAATAGACACAGATTGctagattttataaaaaaaaaaagccagaatagGCTGTCTATAAGATACAGActtcattctttaatttctattaaatttatttcgactgattacataaaatattaaatgtacgTATTAATGATCTACCCTGTGGTGTTTTGATGCATGCATATGTGGTGCAGTGTTAAATCAGGTTAAGCAACCTCTTCAAGCATTCGTCACTTCATGGTGAAGACACTCCAAGGCCTGTCCTGCCCTCTGTGATGTGCCCAACTGTCATCCACACTCACCCCACCGTGCAACATCACCACAGAGCCTCTGGCCCGTCTGACCGGGACCCCTGATGggctcctcccttctccctgtgcTCTGGTTCTCCCGCTCTGCTCTCATCTCCCGTGAGATGGACTGTTCCTGCTCCGCTGTGAGATGGGCAGTGCTGGTCCTTCTGTGCCTGACTCGGCACACCTGACAAAGGGTTTCCAACAGATGGGTGCTCATTCTTTTCCAAAGCTGGATAGTCTGCCAATGTGGATGCTGAGGACACAGGACCCCAAAACATGACTGCAGAAGACTGGTGTGCTATTCCAGAATACTCTCCTTTGGCACGTGCTGAGGGACTTCAGATGCAGGAGGAGCTCTGAAAATCCCCTTTGCAGAGGAAACTTACATTAGCAAACATACCTGTCAGGAGACGGGCTGCTCCAGTCGCTTTTGCTACCTGGGAGAGTCTCCTGCGTAAGGCAACCCTGACTCACGGTGCATTTCTTCCCTCATCCTCCTCCAGTTGGTCTCCACCACCCCCCTGATGCCCCTTTCCTATCTGCAGCTCTGGATGCCAGACGAGTGTCAATCATGGGTCTTTGTTACCCAACAGGTGGGCTTCACAGGCAATGCAGGGTACCAACCATTGAACCAATAGGTGCTGCGGAAGAGAAAGGGATTATTCACCAGGTGGAAATGCAGGAGCCCCAAATCAAACCTGCCTCCCTGAGGATAAGGTTTAGTGGCATTCATAGGACAAAGAAGCCAGTGGTTTGAGGCGTGGGGACAGACTGGAGGCAGGGAAAGTGAAGTAACTGGGTTGCACATGCAGAATCAAACCCAGACCTCCCTAAGCCACACGTTCAGGTGGTGGGGGGCCTCAGCATGCTCCGAGGGTGCTTTAGACCCTCTGTTGTCAGAGGGTCAGACACTTGTGAAGGCCCAGGTAGAGGACTGATGGACAGAAGTGGCCTCcaaattttcttgaaaacaaaaatagcaactACTACTATCCtgacacccccagccctgttagATGTGTCGGCAAGACTACTGTGCACACTGCTCAACTGCGCAACCCCTGGAGATATGAGCAAAAGACTAAGAGCAAGAGAAGCCAGCGGGATTTCCAGGCGTACCCTGTGGTCCCAGCAGGCTTCTGTCTCTGCAGTCTCCTCTGTGTGTGCAGTTAACCTCTCTGGTTTCCATTGCTGCCCTACATCGGTTTAATTTGCAGCTCAGTCCAACACCTGGCTGAACTATCGTGATGTTAACCTTGACCCAGGTTGCCACCTTCCTCTCCTGTTCCGTTTTCTAGAAGGGGGTCTCTAGGCCCAGCCTATAGTCAGCCCACAGTGGGATTATGCCCCGTCTTCCACAGGGTGGGGATCCAGGTACCTGCTGTCATATCATCACAGTGACTAGAAAGTTTAGGGGAGGCTATTTTGAGACTGCACAAGCATTCAGTTTCTCCTTGAAGTTTTTCAGACCAGGTTTGGTGTCCAGTAGCTCTTGCCCATAGCAATGATCACAATGTTCTAATGAAGACTATTTCTCTTATTCCTTCTATGTTCATTAACTGCAGTTCTTCTATGAGGAAGACTTATTTATCCAATCATATGTTTATGTTAGTGTGGATgcaaagatattttatttgttggGCTATAAGCAAatgatttatgatttattttgctGATCATGCTAATCCAGTTTGATCATTAACAGCTCTTTCAGTTGgctttgatattatttttgcacAGCCAACCCTTTTAACTTTCCCTACTTCTTTTTTCCTGTCATGTCAAGACGTTCTAGGCTCATCTTGTATTCTCCCTGCCTTGTCCCTAGAATGCAGCACTTCTACTGGAAAATGTTACTTAGGAACCAAGGTCTGGGTGTGAGGTGTGCTCACTGCTTCTGCCACAGGCCCTCTCCAAGAGCAAATCAGGAAACATGCACATAAAGTGGCCCAGGCCTGCAGACCTCCTCTGTGTTTATGGCTGGGACTCTGAACACGATTCCCTAAAGTATggtgccttggcctcctgagagCTTTAAACTGAAGGGCTTCTGAAGGGCCACAGAAGCAGGCTTGTTGATGTCTCCagtcctcccttctcccccaAGGCAGGCCACAGAAAGGAGCTTTTCTCCTCTCCAAAGTGGGTCATGGAAACCAGCCAGCCTCCTTCCCCCAAAGATAGTCATAAAACCAAACACTCTCACTCCAGCCTTCCACTGCCCTCTGTGTAGGAGCTGGCCACAGAGAAATTCTCCGAGCTACCTCACCTGTCCTAGATCTCAGCACACTCATTCCAGAGGCGGTCATGCCCCATGTCAGGGAGGAAGGACGCCACACATAGGCCTCCCTGGGCTTGCCCTTCAGTCTGCTCCCATCAGCTCATACCTGTGCTTGGTACAGTCACCTTTCCACGTGACCCTCCACACTTCATTCAAAAATAGTTCACCCTCCCTGGGACTTTCAGAATAGTTCTGAAGGTTCCCATGCCAAGTAAAACTTAcatcaaataaatttattattcttttctcttataAATCTGCCTTTTCTTAAGGGCATGTCAGCCTTTACGCTTTATGATGGATCATCTCCCTTATTGTCcccgctaaaaaaaaaaaccaggtgtTAGGAACTTAAGTGAAAGGGTGACGTGATGGACTCAGATCAGAGGCTGTTTTGCCCAGGGCCAGCAAGCCTCAGAGGATTGTATAATGAATGGCTCAGGACAAGAGGGGCCAGCGCCTAGGACCCTGGAGGAAAGATCCGAAGTGCAGGAAGAAGTACTTTGTTCCGACTGACCAGTAGGGGGAGCAGTTCAGCCAGTCACAAGAACGCGAGGGTGCCTGTCTGGCTTTTCCACAGGTAAAGTGGCACCTGTGGCCCAGTCGGGAGGATGAGGGCCGCAGGACCGGACAGAGGGAGCCTTGGCTCCTGAGGACTGCTTCGGAGTCGTCTTCCGAGCCAGTACTTCCACCCCTTCTGTTACGGAGACTCCCTGGGCGCTCAGGATCGCAGATCCCCTTGCTGCCCTAGCCCCGCTTGCTGCGGAGAGCCCCTTCTCCCTTGAGCAGGAGTCGTGCACCGACCCGCTTCCTAGCTGAGGCTTTTTATCCGACGCTTGCAAGCCGGGGCGTTCCCACGCAACCGTCCTTCTCTCCCGTCACGAGGATCCTTTGACGTGGCCTCTCTTCCCAACCCGAGGTGATTTTTTAGCAATATGTTTTTGATAAAAGTCCTTGTCAGGTATGCTGTTCACACTTTGTGCCTGTCTTTACCTTCTCTGAACAATGCTTTTCACTAGGCACGTTTTAATTCTGAAACTGCTAGGGTTTTCTCCCTTTTAGTTTAGGATTTTTGTGGTTATTTTCATAAGAGAGGTCGAGATGTAATTTTCCGTTTCCTCCCAATATGTTTCTGAAATTCTAAGCGTTCTGGGGAATTTCCCGCCCCTGTGCCTTGAGAGGAGTCTGTGCCTGGCCGCAGACCCTCGCCGGCGGCTGGAGGGACCGGGCCTGCCGCCCTGCCTCTGCAGTGCCTCCGTCCACGCGGCGCGGACCTGATTCAGAACCGCCTCCTGCAGCGCAGCCCCCACGCGGGTCCGCGCTCGCGCCGCCTCGGCTGCGCACCCGCACGTCCGCCGCGCTCCGACCGCAGCCCCGGGGAGCCGCCTTCGAGCCCGGCTCCCCACTTACGGGAGCGGCGCAGGGCTCCCGCCCCGCGAGCCTCTCCACCGGTCCCCAAGGTCCCGAGCCAGCGGAACAGCCCCCACGACCCCACGCCGCGCGGACCCCACGACCCCACCCGGAACGGCCCCCACGACCCCACCCCGGAATGGACCCCACGACCCCACGCCGCGCGGACCCCACGACCCCACCCCGGAATGGACCCCACGACCCTACGCCGCGCGGACCCCACGACCCCACCCCGGAATGGACCCCACGACCCCACGCCGCGCGGACCCCACGACCCCACCCGGAACGGCCCCCACTACCCCACCCGGAATGAACCCCACGACCCTACGCCGCGCAGACCCCACGACCCCACCCCGAATGGACCCCACGACCCCAGGCCGCGCGGACCCCACGACCCCACGCCGCGCGGACCCCACGACCCCACCCGGAACGGCCCCCACGACCCCACCCCGGAATGGACCCCACGACCCCACGCCGCGCGGACCCGACGACCCCACCCCGGAATGGACCCCACGACCC contains:
- the LOC124988203 gene encoding olfactory receptor 2B2, with amino-acid sequence MSWVNESVPQEFVLLGFSDRPWLELPLFVVFLVSYILTILGNMTIILVSHLDPKLHTPMYFFLTNLSLLDLCYTTSTVPQMLVNICSTRKVISYGGCVAQLFIFLALGSTECLLLAVMSFDRFVAICRPLRYSVIMHHGLCLQLATASWVSGFSNSVLQSTWTLQMPLCGHREVDHFFCEVPALLKLSCADTTANEAELFFISVLFLLIPVTLILISYAFIVQAVLRMRSAEGRRKAFGTCGSHLIVVTLFYGTAIYMYLQPPSPSSKDRGKMVSLFYGIITPMLNPLIYTLRNKEVKGAFKRLISRAYLIKK